In Clostridium omnivorum, the DNA window ATTAAATTTAAAAATTTTGATTTTGATATTCTCATCATAGCTAAAAACAATCCTAGTAAAACACCAAATAGAACTGTAAAAAAAGCTAATAATAAAGTAAACTTTGCTCCATTTAAAAAGAACAAATAATATTTAGGTAAAAAATCAAAGTTCACTAATCTTCCTCCTTACAATAATTTTTGGGTTCCATTTAGGAACCCAATTTATTATTCAACTAATTTATTTGCATCAGTTACGAATTTATCTATTGTTTTTTCATTAGTTAATCTCTCTAAGGTCTTATTAATTGCATCTACTAAATCTTTATTTCCTTTTTTAACTGCAGCTGCTGAACCAGCATCCTCAGTTTTTAACTTTAGATCAGCGATTACTAAGTTTTTATTTGCATTTACATAGGAAGTTGCAACTGGTCCTTCTATGATAGCTGCATCATATTTCTTTGTATTTAATGCAAGTACTATATCTGAAATCTTACCTAAGGCTTGAGCCTCAGCACCTGGTAATTGGTTCTTAGCTATATCCTCTTGAATAGATCCCTTTTGAACTCCTAATTTCTTTCCCTTTAAATCATCAGCAACTTTTATCTTATCTTTATCCTCTGCTCTTACAACAACCTTTTGTTCTGCCTTATAGTATATGTTTGAAAAATCTACGCTTTTTTCTCTCTCAGGAGTTGGAGTCATACCAGCTAGAACTATATCAATATTTCCTGCATCTAATGCATTTAAAAGTCCTTTAAAGTCCATATCCTTTATTTCTAGCTTTACTCCAAGATCCTTTGCTATTTCTTTTGCTATTTCAACATCAAATCCAACTATTTCATCCTTGCCATCTACTGACTTATGAAATTCGTATGGTGGATAATCAGCGCTAGTTCCTAATACCAATTTTCCTGCTTTCTTTATCTTATCAACCTTTGTTTCCTGCTTTGTAGTTCCTGCATTTGCTGATGCACTTGAAGCCTTTCCAC includes these proteins:
- a CDS encoding transporter substrate-binding domain-containing protein codes for the protein MLKKKSSKLLALLVASTVVFGFAGCGKASSASANAGTTKQETKVDKIKKAGKLVLGTSADYPPYEFHKSVDGKDEIVGFDVEIAKEIAKDLGVKLEIKDMDFKGLLNALDAGNIDIVLAGMTPTPEREKSVDFSNIYYKAEQKVVVRAEDKDKIKVADDLKGKKLGVQKGSIQEDIAKNQLPGAEAQALGKISDIVLALNTKKYDAAIIEGPVATSYVNANKNLVIADLKLKTEDAGSAAAVKKGNKDLVDAINKTLERLTNEKTIDKFVTDANKLVE